Proteins encoded together in one Rhipicephalus sanguineus isolate Rsan-2018 chromosome 9, BIME_Rsan_1.4, whole genome shotgun sequence window:
- the LOC119405752 gene encoding transcription factor Jun, producing MSDSGDSTTNNSFFHPWSSEHLPTGGCEEEKPQTVPRPDGTQPLSVGFGEMSSDGTSDQPTATYQPTLKEQLLSCEELVLRKRSMTLNLGSPGASQRSTKQARCSSLLTSPDLQMLMLSTPELERFIIALNAQDSTVSRLFLLTMTKEEEQYPSGFPDTLAQLQLKPPQPALQQHTTSGPDTSDSVDSTSNDSSSHPSSSEPQTVPRLGGTPPLSSVGFDEKSSDGTSQQPTATYQPTLKEQLLSCEELVSRKRSMALDLESPVACQRSSKQARCSSLLTSPDLRKLALSTPELERLGQDSTVSKLFMFTMSEEGEQCLSGFPKQPPQLALHQHATSGPDSSHSVDSTSNDSFSRTSSSSPQTVPRLRSTPPQSPISMGGRERIRLEQRRERNRIAAHKCRQRKLDRDSELEAKVNALKAEKTVLEYDTSVLRHEVYQLSQEVMTHIKAGCKM from the coding sequence ATGTCCGACTCGGGTGACTCGACCACAAACAACAGTTTCTTTCATCCTTGGTCGTCCGAGCACTTGCCGACGGGCGGCTGCGAGGAGGAGAAGCCACAGACGGTGCCTCGCCCGGACGGCACACAACCGTTGTCCGTCGGCTTCGGCGAGATGAGTAGCGATGGCACCAGCGATCAACCGACAGCGACGTATCAGCCAACGCTGAAGGAGCAGCTGTTGAGTTGCGAAGAGTTGGTCTTGCGCAAGCGGAGCATGACCCTCAACTTAGGCAGCCCTGGGGCATCCCAACGCAGCACCAAACAGGCCCGCTGTTCGAGCCTACTTACGTCTCCGGACTTGCAAATGCTGATGCTGTCGACGCCCGAGCTCGAGCGGTTCATCATTGCTCTCAACGCTCAGGATTCGACGGTGAGTAGGCTGTTTTTACTTACCATGACCAAGGAAGAGGAGCAGTACCCGAGCGGCTTTCCCGATACGCTCGCTCAACTCCAGCTGAAGCCGCCGCAGCCCGCACTTCAACAGCACACCACGTCCGGGCCGGACACGTCCGACTCGGTCGACTCGACCTCAAACGACAGTTCGAGTCATCCTTCATCGTCCGAGCCACAAACGGTGCCTCGACTTGGCGGCACACCACCGCTGTCGTCCGTCGGCTTCGACGAGAAGAGTAGCGATGGCACCAGCCAACAACCGACAGCGACGTATCAGCCAACGCTGAAGGAGCAGCTTTTGAGTTGCGAAGAGTTGGTCTCGCGCAAGCGGAGCATGGCCCTGGACTTAGAAAGCCCTGTGGCATGCCAACGCAGCAGCAAACAGGCGCGCTGTTCGAGCTTGCTCACGTCTCCAGACCTGCGAAAGTTGGCGCTCTCGACGCCCGAGCTCGAGCGCCTCGGACAGGATTCGACGGTGAGTAAGCTGTTTATGTTTACCATGAGCGAGGAAGGGGAGCAGTGCCTCAGTGGCTTCCCCAAGCAGCCGCCACAGCTCGCGCTTCACCAGCACGCCACGTCCGGCCCGGACTCGTCCCACTCGGTCGACTCGACCTCAAACGACAGTTTCAGTCGTACTTCATCGTCCTCGCCGCAAACGGTGCCTCGACTGAGGTCCACGCCGCCACAATCGCCCATCAGCATGGGCGGCCGAGAGAGGATCAGGCTGGAACAAAGGAGGGAGAGGAATCGAATCGCCGCACATAAGTGCCGCCAGCGAAAGCTCGACCGAGACTCCGAGCTCGAAGCCAAAGTTAACGCGCTCAAGGCGGAGAAAACCGTGCTGGAATACGACACCAGCGTTCTACGCCACGAGGTGTACCAGCTCTCTCAGGAGGTGATGACACACATCAAGGCGGGCTGTAAGATGTGA